Proteins from a genomic interval of Hornefia porci:
- a CDS encoding NAD(P)H-hydrate epimerase, protein MELYEKETVTCEEMKKLERAADAAGLSYSRMMENAGTRAAEIIRENIPKSIEKPRAAVFCGKGNNGGDGFVVARRLSEAGWSVVAVLVEGEPATEDAKKNYLLIRDRIEVMNRRAAAATGGYDVVVDAIYGTGFHGNLKDEGLNAVELINKFGYQKADVFSLDIPSGLPGDYDDWKEPEKSVMADYTITFHAKKPVHDHRRLSNFLGDVIVADIGIAEALRK, encoded by the coding sequence ATGGAATTATATGAAAAGGAAACCGTGACCTGCGAAGAAATGAAGAAACTGGAGAGGGCGGCGGATGCAGCCGGATTGTCGTACAGCCGGATGATGGAGAATGCGGGGACCCGTGCCGCCGAAATTATAAGAGAAAACATTCCGAAATCCATCGAAAAGCCGAGGGCTGCGGTTTTCTGCGGCAAAGGCAATAACGGCGGAGACGGTTTTGTGGTCGCCCGCAGGCTGAGCGAGGCAGGCTGGAGCGTTGTCGCTGTTTTGGTAGAGGGGGAACCGGCGACAGAGGACGCGAAGAAGAACTACCTGCTGATTCGCGACAGAATTGAGGTCATGAACCGCCGGGCAGCGGCCGCCACAGGGGGATATGATGTCGTTGTGGACGCAATCTACGGAACTGGATTCCACGGAAATCTGAAAGATGAGGGGCTGAACGCCGTGGAGCTGATCAACAAGTTCGGCTATCAGAAGGCGGATGTGTTCTCTCTGGACATTCCCAGCGGACTGCCGGGAGATTATGACGACTGGAAGGAACCGGAGAAAAGCGTTATGGCGGATTATACGATTACCTTCCATGCGAAAAAACCTGTTCATGATCACAGACGCCTGTCCAATTTTCTCGGCGATGTAATCGTTGCGGACATCGGAATCGCCGAAGCGCTTAGGAAGTAG
- a CDS encoding HAMP domain-containing sensor histidine kinase produces the protein MENNLEGYERKRVCGVASVLAILSFVAVFADGVFLDIMIRFRNENQFYDFGVTTSRVNHAMTPFWAVLFAGIAVFFVSLVVSVMKCGRLKEGGGVCMTWFDRIFAEAHLLLGICAACICAPAGWLLQNAYRHIRWLGLLTGAGNVSYSELIKTHAEISDEELLFSASMEIALAVILLALIALFELLIIHAFAKKLKNRGFWKGTFIGWLAVGIYHGLAQSEKTYRNLMIVLVLLTLVSATMVGAIAVLILIFVVVPKYFARYDAVKQGITEVASGNLEYKINLPGDGEFERLAEKVNSIAGAQQIAVSNELKNERMKTELITNVSHDLRTPLTSMITYVDLLENEGLDSPNAEEYLQVIDEKTKSLYKLTEDLFEAAKASSGDIPVSLETLDLRALTEQALGEFSDQLKERKLSVVFTPPEEPAMILGDGRLLYRIMENMLTNVGKYALEGSRVYINIDEEHKAGEPDMRIMTVKNISDAPLNIDTDELMNRFTRGDDARNTEGSGLGLAIARDLAAVMGGRFRVSIDGDLFKCVLMMPTGA, from the coding sequence ATGGAAAACAATTTGGAAGGATATGAGAGAAAGAGGGTCTGCGGCGTCGCATCAGTGCTGGCGATTCTGTCCTTTGTGGCGGTTTTCGCGGACGGGGTCTTCCTGGATATTATGATCAGATTTCGGAACGAGAATCAGTTTTACGACTTCGGAGTGACGACGAGCCGGGTGAATCACGCGATGACTCCGTTCTGGGCGGTTCTGTTTGCCGGGATTGCGGTATTCTTTGTCAGCCTCGTAGTATCCGTAATGAAATGCGGGCGCCTGAAAGAAGGGGGAGGTGTGTGCATGACCTGGTTTGATCGGATCTTCGCGGAGGCGCATCTGCTGCTTGGAATATGCGCTGCCTGTATCTGCGCCCCCGCCGGATGGCTTTTGCAGAATGCATACCGTCACATCAGATGGCTCGGCCTTCTGACCGGCGCCGGCAACGTCAGTTACTCGGAGCTGATTAAGACCCATGCCGAGATTTCTGATGAGGAGCTGCTGTTTTCCGCGTCAATGGAGATTGCGCTTGCGGTGATTCTCCTGGCGCTGATCGCTCTGTTTGAGCTGCTGATCATTCACGCCTTTGCAAAGAAACTGAAAAACCGCGGCTTCTGGAAGGGTACCTTCATCGGCTGGCTGGCAGTCGGAATTTATCACGGACTGGCTCAGAGTGAGAAAACCTATCGTAACCTGATGATCGTGCTGGTTCTGCTGACGCTGGTGTCGGCAACCATGGTGGGCGCGATCGCGGTCCTGATACTTATCTTTGTTGTCGTCCCGAAATATTTTGCCAGATATGACGCGGTGAAGCAGGGGATCACCGAGGTGGCCTCGGGGAATCTGGAGTACAAAATAAATCTGCCCGGGGACGGAGAGTTCGAGCGCCTGGCGGAAAAGGTCAACTCGATTGCGGGCGCGCAGCAGATTGCGGTGTCAAACGAGCTGAAGAATGAGCGGATGAAAACGGAACTGATCACAAATGTGTCCCACGACCTGCGGACGCCGCTGACCTCGATGATTACCTATGTGGATCTTCTTGAAAATGAGGGGCTGGACAGCCCCAATGCGGAGGAGTATCTGCAGGTGATCGATGAGAAGACAAAAAGTCTGTACAAGCTGACGGAGGATCTGTTCGAGGCGGCAAAAGCATCCAGCGGGGACATCCCGGTTTCTCTGGAAACGCTTGATCTGAGAGCGCTGACGGAACAGGCGCTGGGAGAATTTTCGGACCAGCTGAAGGAAAGGAAGCTCTCCGTGGTGTTTACTCCTCCGGAGGAGCCGGCAATGATCCTCGGAGACGGAAGGCTGCTCTACCGGATTATGGAAAATATGCTGACAAATGTCGGGAAATATGCGCTGGAAGGCAGCCGCGTCTACATCAACATTGATGAGGAGCACAAAGCGGGGGAACCGGACATGCGTATCATGACGGTCAAAAATATTTCGGATGCGCCGCTCAATATCGATACGGATGAGCTGATGAACCGGTTTACCAGAGGCGACGATGCGCGGAATACGGAGGGCAGCGGACTCGGACTTGCTATCGCCAGAGATCTGGCGGCCGTAATGGGAGGCCGGTTCCGCGTGTCAATCGACGGCGACCTGTTCAAATGTGTTCTGATGATGCCGACGGGGGCTTAA
- a CDS encoding response regulator transcription factor: MNILICDDDREISRAIEIYLRNEGYHVIQARDGLEALDAVKKNDIHLILMDVMMPHMDGIQATMQIRQEKNIPIIMLSAKAEDYDKINGLNVGADDYVTKPFNPMELVARVKSQLRRYTDLGSLHKEESGDVWRSGGLTLDDAKKSVEVDGRPVSLTPTEYRILLFLVKNAGRVFSIEQIYEKVWDEPAYNPENTVAVHIRHIREKIEIDPGNPQYLKVVWGTGYKVEKYQREV, from the coding sequence ATGAACATTCTGATCTGTGACGACGACCGGGAGATTTCCCGGGCGATTGAGATTTATCTGAGGAATGAGGGCTATCATGTGATACAGGCCCGGGACGGACTTGAGGCGCTGGATGCGGTAAAGAAAAACGATATCCACCTGATCCTGATGGATGTCATGATGCCGCACATGGATGGGATTCAGGCGACTATGCAGATCCGGCAGGAGAAGAACATTCCGATTATCATGCTGTCGGCGAAGGCGGAGGATTATGACAAAATCAACGGGCTGAATGTCGGTGCGGACGACTATGTGACAAAGCCGTTCAATCCCATGGAGCTGGTGGCCAGGGTGAAGTCGCAGCTGAGGCGGTACACGGATCTGGGGAGCCTGCACAAAGAAGAGTCCGGCGATGTCTGGCGCAGCGGCGGTCTGACTCTGGACGATGCGAAGAAAAGCGTGGAAGTGGACGGCAGACCGGTTTCACTGACGCCTACGGAATACCGGATCCTCCTGTTTCTGGTGAAAAACGCGGGGCGCGTTTTCTCCATCGAACAGATTTACGAGAAGGTCTGGGACGAGCCGGCGTACAACCCGGAAAATACTGTGGCGGTGCATATCCGTCATATCCGGGAGAAGATTGAGATCGACCCGGGAAACCCGCAGTATCTGAAGGTGGTCTGGGGAACCGGCTACAAGGTGGAGAAATATCAGCGTGAGGTTTGA
- a CDS encoding NifB/NifX family molybdenum-iron cluster-binding protein, with product MPRPKRCRRICCFPDYWEFSPATDEDGNRIPGDIAETVVMTLEEYEAVRLIDHEKLTQQQCAEQMEVARTTVTAIYDSARGKLADTLVNGKTLRISGGDYRLSGSRPDLPADFSEKGSNTMRLAAAYEDGMIFQHFGHTEQFKIYDIEDGAVRRETVVPVRGAGHGALAGFLKEAEVDALICGGIGGGARTALAEAGIALYPGVSGPADEAARALAAGTLDYNPETVCSHHDHGHGGGCGR from the coding sequence ATGCCGAGACCCAAGAGATGCAGAAGAATATGCTGTTTCCCGGACTACTGGGAGTTTTCACCGGCGACGGACGAAGACGGGAACAGAATTCCGGGCGACATCGCGGAAACCGTTGTGATGACACTGGAGGAATACGAGGCTGTTCGTCTGATCGACCATGAGAAGCTGACGCAGCAGCAGTGCGCGGAGCAGATGGAGGTTGCGAGGACGACGGTTACCGCGATTTACGACAGCGCCCGCGGAAAGCTGGCGGATACGCTGGTGAATGGAAAAACTCTCCGGATCTCGGGCGGCGACTACCGGCTTTCTGGAAGCCGTCCGGATCTCCCTGCAGATTTTTCGGAGAAAGGAAGTAATACGATGAGACTTGCGGCAGCATATGAGGACGGAATGATATTTCAGCATTTCGGACATACAGAGCAGTTTAAAATTTATGATATTGAGGATGGAGCTGTCCGGAGAGAGACGGTGGTGCCTGTCCGCGGAGCGGGACACGGGGCGCTGGCCGGATTCCTGAAGGAAGCGGAGGTGGACGCGCTGATCTGCGGAGGAATCGGAGGCGGAGCCAGAACGGCCCTGGCCGAGGCGGGTATCGCTTTGTACCCCGGAGTAAGCGGACCGGCGGATGAAGCTGCACGGGCGCTGGCAGCGGGAACTCTGGACTACAATCCGGAAACCGTCTGCAGCCATCACGATCACGGGCACGGCGGAGGCTGCGGACGCTAG
- a CDS encoding IS1634 family transposase, protein MCAQILLDPIFHDLGLASLMATIKHNSRITYDLANYMRLLVYGRICRPASKFATARENDDYYVPLVKDDSYVYHVYDTLDVVYENRFKIMQRINSSIMKGMGRDTSLLFYDVTNFYFEIGDPDPEEEDEAGNIIGKGIRQNGVCKEQRKQPIVQMAMFLDRNGIPISINLFPGNTLDHQTAVPTYDETVTKLGFSGRSIFIADKGICTGPIMCRLLDDGNGYIISKSLKKSTKNDVEWTLDQDGYTVVDDNFKFKSRIITRKVRDAEGNIRTIQQKSVVYWSRKFYARDVAEHRKFLDFIRKLKDSPSSFRVTHAQARSLRRFLSKDVVNKDTGEILDSDKLLAMIDETKLEQYTSLMGYYQLRTSELGMDPQEVIDKYHGLSRIEDQFHEMKGTLETRPMFVKTKEHIHAHLLICMIALIMVRLIQRKYLLKNPRSKNDGRNWTYGISGRRVQEALQKWGVVPMGDDSYWFANADTEDVLKILDAFDLKIPKKLYSDGEIRKLKKQIKTF, encoded by the coding sequence ATGTGTGCGCAGATCCTTCTGGATCCGATTTTTCATGACCTCGGACTGGCTTCCCTCATGGCAACGATCAAGCATAACTCCAGAATCACCTACGATCTTGCAAATTACATGCGGCTTCTGGTCTACGGAAGAATCTGCCGTCCGGCTTCGAAATTTGCTACTGCCCGCGAGAATGATGACTACTATGTACCATTGGTCAAGGATGACTCTTATGTCTATCATGTCTATGACACATTAGATGTCGTCTATGAAAATCGCTTTAAAATCATGCAGAGAATTAATTCGTCCATCATGAAAGGTATGGGCAGAGATACTTCTCTTCTGTTCTACGATGTAACGAATTTTTACTTTGAGATTGGTGATCCTGATCCTGAGGAAGAAGATGAAGCCGGCAACATCATTGGCAAAGGCATACGGCAGAACGGTGTTTGCAAGGAGCAGAGGAAGCAACCGATTGTCCAGATGGCGATGTTCCTTGATCGCAACGGCATTCCCATTTCCATCAATCTGTTTCCCGGAAATACCCTGGACCATCAGACGGCTGTTCCGACATATGATGAAACCGTTACGAAACTGGGGTTTTCCGGAAGATCCATATTTATCGCAGACAAAGGGATCTGCACAGGACCGATTATGTGCCGCCTTCTGGATGACGGCAACGGTTACATCATCAGCAAGAGCCTGAAAAAATCAACGAAAAATGACGTAGAATGGACACTGGATCAGGATGGATATACCGTTGTGGATGACAATTTCAAATTCAAATCCCGTATCATTACAAGGAAAGTCCGGGATGCGGAGGGGAATATCCGGACAATTCAGCAGAAATCCGTCGTTTACTGGAGCAGAAAATTCTATGCCCGCGATGTTGCCGAACACAGGAAGTTCCTTGACTTTATCAGGAAACTGAAGGACAGTCCGTCATCTTTTCGTGTCACCCATGCACAGGCCAGAAGTCTGAGGAGATTCCTGTCAAAAGACGTCGTGAACAAGGATACCGGAGAGATTCTGGATTCCGATAAACTGCTTGCAATGATCGATGAAACAAAACTGGAACAGTACACCTCACTCATGGGATATTACCAGCTTAGAACAAGTGAACTGGGCATGGACCCGCAGGAAGTCATTGATAAATATCACGGTCTTTCCAGAATTGAGGATCAGTTCCATGAAATGAAAGGCACTCTGGAAACACGTCCGATGTTTGTAAAAACCAAAGAACACATTCATGCGCATCTTCTGATCTGCATGATCGCATTGATCATGGTTCGACTGATTCAGAGGAAATATTTACTGAAAAATCCCAGATCCAAGAATGATGGCCGCAACTGGACCTATGGAATTTCCGGAAGACGTGTGCAGGAGGCTCTTCAGAAGTGGGGCGTGGTTCCTATGGGAGATGACAGTTATTGGTTTGCGAATGCAGATACAGAAGATGTATTGAAGATCCTGGATGCTTTTGACCTGAAGATTCCAAAGAAACTGTACTCCGATGGGGAGATCCGGAAATTGAAGAAGCAGATTAAAACGTTCTAG
- the deoD gene encoding purine-nucleoside phosphorylase, with amino-acid sequence MSLHIAVDHRAPVAESVLMPGDPLRAQFIAENFLDNPVRYSEIRNMYGYTGTYKGVPVSVQGSGMGMPSMGIYSWELYNEHGVENIIRIGTAGSFREDINVGEIVVGLAASTDSNFQHAFDVPGQYSPCCSYSLLTRLQEAGRETGIPFTAGNIVSCDVFYETTDDWWKRWARMGVMAVEMEAAALYMNAAYCRKNALAIMTISDSFVTGEKATAEERQTTFTDMMKLALEAAVK; translated from the coding sequence ATGTCATTACATATCGCCGTTGACCATCGGGCGCCGGTGGCAGAATCGGTGCTGATGCCTGGAGATCCTCTCCGGGCTCAGTTTATCGCGGAGAATTTTCTGGACAATCCGGTCCGGTACTCTGAAATCCGCAATATGTACGGTTACACCGGAACATACAAAGGCGTTCCCGTTTCCGTACAGGGAAGCGGAATGGGAATGCCCTCCATGGGGATCTATTCCTGGGAACTGTACAACGAGCACGGGGTGGAGAACATCATCCGGATCGGCACAGCGGGCTCCTTCCGGGAGGACATCAATGTCGGAGAGATTGTGGTCGGGCTGGCCGCGTCCACCGATTCCAACTTTCAGCACGCGTTCGACGTGCCGGGACAATACTCGCCCTGCTGCAGCTACTCGCTTCTGACCAGGCTGCAGGAAGCCGGCAGGGAAACCGGAATTCCCTTCACTGCGGGCAACATCGTTTCCTGTGATGTATTCTATGAAACCACCGACGACTGGTGGAAGCGCTGGGCCCGCATGGGCGTCATGGCTGTGGAGATGGAAGCCGCGGCCCTCTATATGAACGCCGCGTACTGCAGAAAAAACGCGCTGGCCATCATGACCATCAGCGACAGCTTTGTGACCGGAGAAAAAGCCACCGCAGAGGAGCGGCAGACCACCTTCACCGATATGATGAAGCTCGCTCTGGAGGCCGCCGTGAAATAG
- a CDS encoding AfsR/SARP family transcriptional regulator yields MKLNDVLKIQILGGFRVSCGDKVIGTGMARGNARKMWLLFGYLLMNYDRAVGQKELIDVLWYGTEVVNPTNSLKVLVFKLRRELDSLGFRPGGEIIRSAHGTYFFNNGIPHEIDALEFEKLVEKASDGARSEDERMELLYRSLSLYKGDVPEMAEGHPWVTALRTRFGTLYRDAVTKLRTILTGRGEYQKVVSVCNDALMRQPDEEAYFYYLISAYVAMGNYSAASGMYSRVRALSRGESIHGEDRSPAEDVLLPAARLSQSGMPERDLSPGELTSDLEEKLDYVSGFFVEYNDFRQIYRMVARQLGQAIGVARLSVYSLKLREGAKAAEEEKQAHLRILENALAFMLHYKTVFTRSGPTQYAVLLIDVSEETALDFTDKVREYFETHRQNQDFSIAHGMDVLESAHIRQQKRMNGTDAPLT; encoded by the coding sequence ATGAAATTGAATGACGTGCTTAAGATCCAGATCCTGGGCGGATTCCGGGTCAGCTGCGGTGACAAGGTGATCGGAACCGGGATGGCCAGAGGCAACGCCAGGAAGATGTGGCTGCTGTTCGGATATCTTCTGATGAATTATGACAGGGCAGTGGGACAGAAGGAGCTGATTGACGTTCTGTGGTACGGAACAGAGGTTGTGAATCCGACGAACTCGCTGAAGGTGCTGGTGTTCAAGCTGCGCCGGGAACTGGATTCTCTGGGCTTCCGGCCGGGCGGCGAGATTATCCGGAGCGCCCACGGAACATACTTCTTCAATAACGGGATTCCTCATGAAATCGATGCGCTGGAATTTGAGAAGCTGGTTGAGAAGGCTTCGGACGGAGCACGGAGTGAGGATGAACGGATGGAGCTCCTGTACAGGTCACTGTCTCTGTATAAGGGAGACGTGCCTGAGATGGCAGAGGGACACCCGTGGGTGACTGCGCTGCGAACCCGGTTCGGGACTCTGTACCGCGATGCGGTGACAAAGCTGCGGACGATTCTGACCGGGCGGGGCGAATACCAGAAGGTGGTGAGCGTCTGTAATGATGCGCTGATGCGTCAGCCCGACGAGGAGGCATATTTCTATTACCTGATTTCCGCCTATGTGGCCATGGGGAATTACAGCGCCGCCTCCGGGATGTACAGCCGGGTCAGGGCTCTGTCCCGCGGCGAGTCGATTCACGGGGAAGACAGGAGTCCCGCGGAGGACGTGCTCCTGCCGGCGGCGCGTCTTTCACAGAGTGGAATGCCGGAACGTGACCTGTCGCCGGGGGAACTGACCTCGGATCTGGAGGAAAAACTCGATTACGTGTCCGGATTTTTCGTGGAATACAATGATTTCCGGCAGATTTACCGTATGGTGGCGCGTCAGCTGGGTCAGGCGATCGGGGTCGCCCGTCTTTCTGTGTATTCCCTGAAACTTCGGGAAGGCGCGAAGGCGGCGGAGGAAGAAAAGCAGGCCCACCTGAGGATCCTGGAAAACGCTCTCGCCTTCATGCTTCACTATAAGACGGTGTTCACCCGCTCGGGACCGACACAGTACGCGGTACTTCTGATCGATGTTTCCGAGGAAACCGCACTGGACTTTACGGACAAGGTTCGGGAATATTTTGAGACCCATCGACAGAATCAGGACTTCAGTATCGCTCACGGCATGGATGTGCTGGAGTCTGCTCACATCAGACAGCAGAAACGGATGAACGGAACAGACGCCCCGCTGACATGA
- a CDS encoding UDP-N-acetylmuramoyl-L-alanyl-D-glutamate--2,6-diaminopimelate ligase — protein MKLSLLFEGAPEIEITGLAMDSRKVKPGSIFFCLKGLEADGHDFAGKAADAGAAAIVHSEPVEKRDGVCYLHRENVMRELNRVCDLFYGSPSRRLTMFGVTGTNGKSTTASIISDIFSAETPCGYMGTIAVRYGNYSRVPTLTTPDQIEVHGDLAEMAEHGMKAAAMEVSSHGLSMGRVDSVDFDCAIFTNLTYDHLDYHKTMENYFEAKKLLFRHMKKDGVAVLNADDEASIEGLKECCACRYVTYGTGVLGSADYMAEDVRLTTEGTAFTLVTKEGVRPVRTNLIALYNIYNLLAAIAAMHECGMPLDKMLPLLEDIPQVDGRMEIIDEGQDFGVIVDYAHTPDGFDKVFEYGDAITKDGGDIIAVFGSAGKRDKVKRKVLGAIAGRHCAQVVVTEEDPRNEKAADIGEVILSGVKESGGSGVFVEDRKTAIEKAIRMAKPGDLVLILGKGDESYMYYGDGRVPWIGDNEAARGALRKLRSNGRGDEIE, from the coding sequence ATGAAACTGTCATTACTGTTTGAGGGTGCGCCGGAAATCGAGATTACCGGACTTGCCATGGATTCCCGCAAGGTTAAGCCGGGCAGCATCTTTTTCTGCCTGAAGGGGCTGGAGGCGGACGGCCACGATTTTGCGGGAAAGGCTGCCGATGCGGGTGCGGCGGCGATTGTTCACAGCGAGCCTGTGGAGAAGCGCGACGGCGTCTGCTATCTTCACAGAGAGAACGTCATGCGGGAACTGAACCGGGTCTGCGACCTGTTTTACGGAAGCCCGAGCCGCAGACTGACCATGTTCGGCGTTACGGGAACGAACGGGAAATCCACGACTGCCAGCATTATCAGCGATATTTTCTCTGCGGAGACTCCCTGCGGATATATGGGAACCATCGCGGTGCGCTACGGAAATTACAGCCGGGTGCCGACGCTGACGACACCCGACCAGATTGAGGTCCACGGCGATCTCGCGGAAATGGCGGAGCACGGAATGAAGGCGGCCGCCATGGAGGTGAGCTCCCACGGCCTTTCCATGGGGCGGGTGGATTCGGTGGACTTCGACTGTGCGATTTTCACCAATCTTACCTATGACCACCTCGATTATCACAAGACGATGGAGAACTACTTTGAGGCCAAGAAGCTTTTGTTCCGTCACATGAAAAAGGACGGCGTCGCCGTTCTGAACGCAGACGACGAGGCGAGCATCGAGGGGCTGAAGGAGTGCTGTGCCTGCCGTTACGTGACCTACGGCACGGGCGTTCTGGGATCGGCGGACTATATGGCGGAGGACGTGAGACTGACCACGGAGGGAACGGCTTTTACTCTTGTTACAAAGGAAGGCGTCCGTCCTGTGCGCACCAATTTAATCGCGCTCTATAACATTTACAATCTGCTGGCGGCCATTGCGGCCATGCACGAATGCGGGATGCCGCTGGATAAAATGCTTCCTCTGCTGGAAGATATCCCGCAGGTAGACGGCCGGATGGAAATTATCGACGAGGGGCAGGACTTCGGCGTGATCGTCGACTACGCCCATACGCCGGACGGCTTCGACAAGGTCTTTGAGTACGGGGATGCGATTACAAAGGACGGCGGGGACATCATCGCGGTCTTCGGCAGCGCCGGAAAGAGGGACAAAGTCAAGCGGAAGGTGCTGGGAGCCATCGCCGGACGGCACTGCGCGCAGGTGGTGGTTACAGAAGAGGACCCCAGAAACGAGAAGGCCGCAGATATCGGCGAGGTCATCTTGTCCGGCGTGAAGGAAAGCGGCGGCAGCGGGGTCTTTGTGGAAGACCGGAAAACCGCCATAGAGAAGGCGATACGCATGGCTAAGCCCGGCGATCTGGTGCTCATCCTCGGCAAGGGCGACGAGTCCTATATGTACTATGGAGACGGAAGGGTTCCCTGGATCGGGGACAATGAAGCGGCGCGGGGGGCGCTGAGAAAACTGCGGAGCAACGGCAGGGGGGATGAAATTGAATGA